CATATTAATTTTGCCGGAATTTCTAAGATAGTTAAGCTCGGTTCCAAGTCCGATAAACGATGAAAGATTAAACTTGACGCTCACACCAAGCCCCATGCCAGCTAAGCCCATCGAACTGTTGAGGTCTGTAATCTCACTATATGAATCCATATAATTGTTCGTGCATAACTTCCACCAAGAAGAAGATGCACGTCCGATTCAATAAATTTATCAGCTTTGCCATGAGCGACAAACTGTGCGTTTGACCTGAAAGGCAGCAATAAGAGTATCGGTAATAGCAATATGGATACAAAATCTCTCTTTCTCATAATCTTAATAATATAATGAATTTGGTTTGTTGATAGGAATTGGCAATCTGAAATTATGCGTTTTGGGGAATCAAAATTACATGAATTAACCGTGAAAAGCAAGCATGAAAGATAAATTGAGAAAAATCGTCAAAAAAATTTTGCACAATGAATAATTATTTCTACCTTTGCAGAGTCAAAATAAAAATGAATTACGGCTCCTTAGCTCAACTGAATAGAGCATCTGACTACGGATCAGAAGGTTACAGGTTTGAATCCTGTAGGAGTCACTAAAAATCAGACAGTTACTTGCCTATTGGCAGTGTGACTGTCTTTTTTCTTATATCCACTGTCGATTTCTTCCGTCTCAGTCGATTGCAGCAACCATCTCGCGCTTCAGCTCCGTATCAATTTCGCGATAGCGGGCAAACGCATGACTGCCGGGAGCATGTCCGCTCAGCTCACTGACAAGATTCTGATCCTTGAATTTCTTAAATATGTTGCCGATGAAAGTACGTCGGGCCATGTGTGAACTCGCCACCTCATAGAGTCTGCGGCACACAGCCTCACGCGTGAGAGGATCGATGACCACAACTTTACGAGTGATTCCGGCCAGACGGAGTATATCCTTTATCACACGGTTGTAGCCCATGCGTGAATAGACAGCCGGAAAAAGAGTATCCCTGTCATGGTCTGCATACCGTTCAAGGATTATCTTTGCCGTCCGGTTAAGAGGGACTTTTATTGTCACCGGCCTCCCCTCGCGGGTCTTTCTTGCAACATAATTCAGTTCTCCGTCAACCACATTGCCTGTGGTCAGCAGCATCAGATCCGATACACGGCATCCAACACAACACTGGAATATGAATATGTCGCGCTGAAGAGCGAGGCGCGGATCATAGGAAAAATCATGAAGCTCTACCCTCCTACGCTCATCGAGGGTGAGATAGACAGGTGTGCCGTAGACATTCTGCCGCTCACGAAAGTGTCAAACGGATTGCTGGGAATCCTCCTCGTCTTCACACCCCATGTCATCACGGCCTTCAGAAGTTTCATGCGGTCGTTTATCGTATTGGGCCCTTTGGGTCGCGTCCTCCCTTCAAGTCCGGCTCCTTGGCTAATCTGCGGATATTTCCTCACCATCAGATGTTCCTTTCGCATGAACTTCTCGATATCCCGCAGACACGACTCGTTCATCCTGCCTGACATCAGTCTGAAACGCGGAAACTTAATCCGGCGATGGGCTTCGTAGCGAGCAAGCGACCTGCGCATAAGCGCATAAGCCTCCGCCCGGCTCTCTGACGCATCCATTACCGACGTGATTTCCATATATGCGTCAATAAGCCCAAGGACTTCCGTGCGCTCCTCCTCAAGACGCGGAATTTCATCGGCATGAAAACGCTCAATGGTTTCCGCAAGCCATCCGGCCTCTACCGTCCGGCGACGCATCATGCAAAAACTGTCCTCGATGTAAGCCTTTAACCTCGCAAGCGAATCGACCGTCACCCTGTAGTCGGCAACATCGCCTGGCCTCACACCATCGTCGGGCAATTTCAACACATAGTCCGACGATTCATTTCCGCCATCATCGGCAAAACTTTCCTCACGACAAAAATCGGTTTTATCCAAAGATTAGTACACGACTGCTGATCAATCTTTCCATGGCGGAAACGCAGGGATATTTCAACATTTCCGCGGCTGTTCATCTTCTTGCAAATGTAAAGTTTAAACGTCATCACCAGTTGGAATTAAAGTTTTATTATTGATTATGAATTGGTATGTACTTCCGGTTTGCTATACCACAATAACTGAATGTGTAAAAAACGGTCTTTTACGAAAAATACCACCGATATAATTCTAAGACGAAGATACCACTCCGAAAGTTACACCCGACGCTCCACTTTCCGCTCCGCATCCCCCATGTTTCCACTTGATTCACACGTCTTATCCCCGTCATTCGTCAGTGAAAAAGCCTGTACACAGTCATATCAGCCAATATAAAACCACTCATCTTAAACCAGTTACACCTATCACAATTAATCATCATTCACACCTGTTACTTAACTACTAGGTATGAAAAGCTGTTTCTACTACTTGCGGCACTCATCACCACGTTTGCGGTAATGGCTCAGAACCAGACCGTTAACGGCACGGTGACAAGCGCCGACGGCGAGCCTCTAATCGGCGCGACCGTATTGGGAGTCGGTACTCAGATGGGTACGGCGACAGACGTCGACGGAAACTTTTACCCTGACCCTTCCGGCCACTGTCAAAAAACTTCAGGTGTCATACGTCGGAATGACCACCAAGGACGTGAACATCACCCCCGGACAGAAAATGAACAT
This genomic stretch from Duncaniella dubosii harbors:
- a CDS encoding tyrosine-type recombinase/integrase — translated: MFIFQCCVGCRVSDLMLLTTGNVVDGELNYVARKTREGRPVTIKVPLNRTAKIILERYADHDRDTLFPAVYSRMGYNRVIKDILRLAGITRKVVVIDPLTREAVCRRLYEVASSHMARRTFIGNIFKKFKDQNLVSELSGHAPGSHAFARYREIDTELKREMVAAID